GGATTACATGTAGTCGCGGTTATAGTTCGAGAGAGGATGAGTTCATCACAAAAATATGTGGGCCGTCTCGCTCCCTCGCCAACGGGATTGCTGCACCTTGGCCATGCAGCCACATTCTGGATCGCGCACCAGCGAGCAAAAGCGCATCACGGAACGCTCCTGTTGCGCAACGAAGACCTCGATCCACAACGCTCGAAACAGGAGTTCGTCGATGCGATGCTGGAGGACCTCGCGTGGCTCGGAATCGAGTGGCGGCCACCGATGGCAGTGCAATCTGCGCGGCTCGCACTGTACCGTGAAGCATTCGATCGCCTGCTGGCCGGAGGCTTCGTCTACCCATGCTCATGCAGTCGCAGAGATCTGGCCCAAATGGTCGCCGCTCCACACGAAGACACAGACGATGAACCTGTCTACAGCGGCAAGTGCCGACCAACTACAAGCGTCGCGCACGCCTTCGAAGAAGGCATGAACTACCGCTTTCGCGTCCCTGACAGCGAAGCGATTCGCTTCACCGATGGCAACATGGGCGAACAGTGTTTCACCGCAGGCATAGACTTCGGCGACTTCCTCGTCTGGCGCAAAGACGGCCTGCCGAGCTATCAACTCGCCTGTGTAGTCGACGATGCAGCGATGCGAATCACAGAAGCAGTACGTGGAGCAGATCTGCTGAAGTCCACTGCCCGCCAGCTCCTCTTGCAATGCGCACTCAGTTTGCCGTCAGTCGCATACTTCCACACGCAACTGCTCCGCGATGAGCACGGCGTAAGGCTCGCAAAACGTCACGATGCGCTGGCAATCCGCACACTGCGCGAGCGCGGCATGACTCCCGCACAAGTCATGGCGATGTTTGCAACATGATCGATACAGCAGCATCCATCGCTATGGATTCTGAGCATAAATCTCCAGAACATCGTTCCACGGCTTCATCTCGTACTCATGCGGAGGCGTGTCGCCCGCTAGATAGCGCACGAAATAATCCCACCGCCGGCGCATCATGTACTGCGAATCAGGCCCGTAGCCGTGGCGCTGATTCGGCAGCAGAATCAGGTCGAAGTCCTTGTTCGCTTTGATCAGCGCATCGACAACCAGCAGCGTATTGTTCATCGGAACATTGTCATCCATCGTTCCGTGCGCCAGCAGCAGATGCCCCTTCAGGTTCTTGGCGAAGCTCTGATTGGCCTGGCTGTCATAATTCGAAGTCCCATTGGGGTTCGTGACCACCAGTCCAGACCACTTCTCAGCCCAGTCATCTTCATAGTCGCGGTTGTCATGATTACCGCTCTCGCTGATGCCCACTTTGAAAAAATCAGGAAAGTGAAACATCGCTGAAGCCGTAGCATAGCCTCCGCCCGAGTGCCCCCAGATGCCCGCGCGATCAAGATCAATCCACGGATAGCGCGCGGCAAGCTGCTTCATCCCCGCAATCTGATCGGGAATCGTATCGTCGCCCAGGTTGCCGTAGTAGAACTCGTGAAACGCCTTCGAGCGTGAAGGCGTGCCCATGCCATCAATGCACACCACGACGAAGCCCAACTCGGCAAGCGCCTGATCATCCACATGTGCCGCGCTGAAGTGCCGCGAACCACACGAGCTGCTCCATGGCCCAGGATAGATGTAGTTGATGATGGGATACTTCCTTGCCGGGTCGAAATCCGTCGGCTTGAACATGTAGCCATACAAATCAGTCTTGCCATCACGCGCCTTCACCGTGATGGGCGTCAGCGGCTTCCAGCCCGCCGCAACGAGCGTCGTGATGTCCTGCTTCGTCACATCCATGTCGAGCGCGCCATCATTGCCGCGAACGACGGCAGTCTGCGGCTCAGTGGGCGTGGAATAGACATCAGCGAAGTAACGGCCATCCGGCGAAGGCGTAATGTCGTGGTCGGCGTCCTCAGGCGTCAGCAATTTCTGATCAGTCCCATCGAAGCGCACGCTGTAATAATGCTCAAAATAAGGATCGCGCCCCGTCTCTTTACCCACGCCAACGAAGTAAAGCACGCGCGCCTTCGGGTCAACATAAAGCATCTGCGACACGTTGCCCTCGCCATGCGTAATCTGGTTTTTGAGTTTGCCGGTCGTCAAGTCATACAGATACATCTGCCCCCAGTTCGAACGTTCGCTGAACCAGAGAAATTCATTCGATCCGGGCAGATACTTCCAGTTCACCTTGCCATTGCCGCTCTCGAAAAACTTCGGCGCCGTCTCGGTATACACCGTGCGCACGTCGCCCGTAGCCGCATCAGCCACGCGCAGCCACACCTGCTTGTGATCGCGCGAGGTGGATGCAAAGGCAAGCGTCTTGCTGTCTGGACCCCACTCAACATCGTCCCAGGTAGTGTCCTCACAGCTCACGTCATCACAAATAGTCGAGCGATGAAAGTCCGCTGGCATCTCGAGCC
This is a stretch of genomic DNA from Edaphobacter acidisoli. It encodes these proteins:
- the gluQRS gene encoding tRNA glutamyl-Q(34) synthetase GluQRS, with protein sequence MSSSQKYVGRLAPSPTGLLHLGHAATFWIAHQRAKAHHGTLLLRNEDLDPQRSKQEFVDAMLEDLAWLGIEWRPPMAVQSARLALYREAFDRLLAGGFVYPCSCSRRDLAQMVAAPHEDTDDEPVYSGKCRPTTSVAHAFEEGMNYRFRVPDSEAIRFTDGNMGEQCFTAGIDFGDFLVWRKDGLPSYQLACVVDDAAMRITEAVRGADLLKSTARQLLLQCALSLPSVAYFHTQLLRDEHGVRLAKRHDALAIRTLRERGMTPAQVMAMFAT
- a CDS encoding S9 family peptidase, with the protein product MIRRRSLCVVAVIALVFGWTGNGRAQGKVLTDAVYARAEKFMGYNVNPLVYHTVHSVHWLDDGRFWYFDRDASGVTYMVVDPAKKTREPAFDHAKLAAALTEAAAGRTFDPHHLEITELKLSDGDREVDVTIREVTMYCDLSGKGKCTAEEHKGGPEPGTLSPDGKKAAFIRDWNLWVRDVTTGKETQLTTDGVENFGYATDNAGWKRTDSAIVAWSPDSKKIATFQQDERKVGNMYLVPVTNGHSDLVTWKYPLAGDKNVAMIERVIIDVGQRKVVRLEMPADFHRSTICDDVSCEDTTWDDVEWGPDSKTLAFASTSRDHKQVWLRVADAATGDVRTVYTETAPKFFESGNGKVNWKYLPGSNEFLWFSERSNWGQMYLYDLTTGKLKNQITHGEGNVSQMLYVDPKARVLYFVGVGKETGRDPYFEHYYSVRFDGTDQKLLTPEDADHDITPSPDGRYFADVYSTPTEPQTAVVRGNDGALDMDVTKQDITTLVAAGWKPLTPITVKARDGKTDLYGYMFKPTDFDPARKYPIINYIYPGPWSSSCGSRHFSAAHVDDQALAELGFVVVCIDGMGTPSRSKAFHEFYYGNLGDDTIPDQIAGMKQLAARYPWIDLDRAGIWGHSGGGYATASAMFHFPDFFKVGISESGNHDNRDYEDDWAEKWSGLVVTNPNGTSNYDSQANQSFAKNLKGHLLLAHGTMDDNVPMNNTLLVVDALIKANKDFDLILLPNQRHGYGPDSQYMMRRRWDYFVRYLAGDTPPHEYEMKPWNDVLEIYAQNP